One window from the genome of Kaistella carnis encodes:
- a CDS encoding L-threonylcarbamoyladenylate synthase codes for MAKILKIYPDNPQENLIAEVVKTLKSGGLIIYPSDTVYALGCNIFDIRAMEKLAQIKKIKLEKAHFSIICNDLSHLSEFSRPIDTSTFRYLKNNIPGPFTFILEANKNLPLAYKGKKTVGIRVPDHPIPQLIVQKLGHPIASTSIKDDDEVIEYSTDPELIAEKYDTLVDLVIDSGYGDNIASTIVDLTSGEPEIIRQGKGEI; via the coding sequence ATGGCAAAAATTCTAAAAATATATCCCGACAATCCACAGGAAAATCTCATCGCAGAAGTAGTCAAGACACTCAAAAGCGGTGGGTTAATTATCTATCCTTCCGATACGGTTTACGCATTGGGCTGCAATATTTTTGATATTCGTGCGATGGAAAAACTGGCACAAATAAAAAAAATAAAATTAGAAAAAGCCCATTTCTCCATTATCTGCAACGACCTAAGTCACCTTTCGGAATTTTCCCGACCCATTGACACCAGTACGTTCAGGTATTTAAAGAATAATATTCCGGGGCCTTTCACCTTTATTTTAGAAGCCAACAAAAACCTTCCCCTCGCCTACAAAGGAAAAAAAACCGTGGGTATTCGCGTTCCCGATCATCCGATCCCGCAGTTGATCGTTCAGAAACTGGGCCACCCCATCGCCTCAACTTCCATAAAAGATGATGATGAGGTGATTGAATATTCTACAGATCCCGAATTGATTGCGGAGAAATACGACACCTTGGTTGATCTCGTTATCGATAGTGGATATGGCGACAATATAGCTTCCACCATCGTAGATTTAACGAGCGGTGAGCCCGAAATTATTCGTCAGGGAAAAGGGGAGATTTAA
- the yaaA gene encoding peroxide stress protein YaaA has protein sequence MKILTSPAKLMNIENSSQFLKTTDPHFIQEAELIQTTLKKKSPKYLSDLMEISTKLADENWQRNQHWKANPSAKESAPALMAFSGEVYRGLDAKSLDEKAVKYLQKNFRMLSGLYGLLKPSDKVMLYRLEMGRKFKFEGHKNLYEFWSEKVTEQLNSELKSKDIVLNLASKEYFKVIDKDRLKAPVIDFEFYDYKDDKLKTIVVYTKHARGLVARYCAQNEVKTLDEVKGFNLENYRIDEKLSTETKLVFTR, from the coding sequence ATGAAAATCCTTACTTCTCCGGCAAAATTGATGAATATCGAAAACTCCAGTCAGTTTTTAAAAACCACAGATCCTCATTTCATCCAGGAAGCCGAATTGATACAAACCACCTTAAAAAAGAAATCACCCAAATATCTATCCGATTTAATGGAGATTTCGACCAAACTCGCCGACGAAAACTGGCAGCGCAATCAACACTGGAAAGCGAATCCTTCCGCAAAAGAATCTGCACCTGCCTTAATGGCCTTCAGTGGTGAAGTTTATCGCGGACTTGATGCAAAATCTCTGGACGAGAAAGCCGTAAAATATCTGCAGAAAAACTTTCGAATGCTTTCCGGATTGTATGGATTGCTGAAACCTTCAGATAAAGTTATGCTCTACCGCCTTGAAATGGGACGTAAATTTAAATTCGAAGGCCATAAAAACCTTTATGAGTTTTGGAGTGAAAAAGTCACCGAACAACTCAACAGCGAACTTAAATCGAAAGACATCGTCTTGAATTTAGCCAGTAAAGAATATTTTAAAGTGATTGATAAAGACCGGCTGAAAGCTCCGGTTATTGATTTCGAGTTCTACGATTACAAAGACGATAAACTAAAAACGATCGTGGTTTATACGAAACATGCTCGTGGATTAGTCGCCCGTTATTGCGCACAAAATGAAGTAAAAACGTTAGATGAAGTAAAAGGTTTCAATTTGGAAAACTATCGCATCGACGAAAAACTTTCAACTGAAACAAAACTAGTTTTTACCCGGTAA